The following proteins come from a genomic window of Tenebrio molitor chromosome 9, icTenMoli1.1, whole genome shotgun sequence:
- the pch2 gene encoding pachytene checkpoint protein 2 homolog, protein MKTVNVEIVLNSESHISKTSIISIAQHYLESINVRGNTVISKFDNDLHPILHSEAKAIIIEEIPGFDGFINFAHCVIKWHIYTLDLNGPMNQIEEGDEEGQLNIATHLMLPSADIYNLWENLYYDNNIKQNLLKYAQTMMEFSDRGVDTNVVNCNRVILLHGPPGTGKTSLCKALAQKLAIRMQERYSSGVLIEINSHSLFSKWFSESGKLVTKMFTKITEIVENSNLLVCVLIDEIESLAHARNQCISGNEPSDSIRVVNAVLTQIDQIKRHSNVLILTTSNITESIDLAFIDRADIKQYLGLPTPPAIYKVYHSCLEELVKAQIIMKDGNMVAPPSILLNDRKDCEDKHTNKLLELCEKSQGLSGRSLRKIPFLAHALFLDESFIGLGQFLDAMSHAIDREKREREYFLTAK, encoded by the exons atgaaaactgtAAACGTAGAGATTGTTTTAAACAGTGAGAG CCACATCTCGAAGACCTCCATTATCTCAATAGCCCAACACTATTTAGAAAGTATCAACGTACGAGGCAACACTGTGATATCTAAATTCGATAACGATCTCCACCCTATCCTCCACTCTGAAGCTAAAGCCATCATCATTGAGGAAATTCCTGGATTT GACGGTTTCATCAATTTTGCACACTGTGTAATCAAATGGCACATCTACACCCTCGACTTGAACGGCCCCATGAACCAAATCGAAGAAGGCGATGAGGAGGGACAATTAAACATCGCCACTCACCTCATGCTACCTTCAGCCGACATCTACAATTTGTGGGAGAACTTGTACTACGACAACAACATTAAACAGAAT TTACTAAAATATGCTCAAACGATGATGGAATTTTCGGATCGCGGCGTCGACACAAACGTCGTCAATTGTAATCGCGTCATACTACTACACGGTCCCCCTGGAACTGGTAAAACTTCCTTGTGTAAAGCTCTAGCCCAGAAGTTGGCCATTAGAATGCAAGAGCGATATAGTTCCGGCGTACTCATTGAAATTAACAGTCacagtttgttttcaaaatggttTTCAGAA AGTGGTAAACTGGTGACGAAAATGTTCACGAAAATAACTGAGATTGTCGAAAATTCCAATTTGTTGGTGTGTGTCTTGATCGACGAGATCGAGTCGTTGGCCCACGCCCGCAACCAGTGCATTTCTG GAAACGAACCGTCAGACTCCATTCGTGTGGTCAATGCCGTTTTGACTCAAATCGACCAAATCAAGCGTCATTCCAACGTCTTAATTCTAACTACGTCGAATATTACCGAGTCCATAGATTTGGCCTTCATCGATAGAGCCGACATCAAACAGTATTTAGGCTTGCCGACTCCGCCCGCCATCTACAAAGTCTACCATTCCTGCTTGGAGGAGCTCGTcaaa GCTCAAATAATAATGAAGGACGGCAACATGGTGGCGCCCCCTAGCATTTTATTGAATGATCGAAAAGACTGCGAAGACAAACACACGAACAAGCTTCTGGAGCTCTGCGAGAAGAGCCAGGGTCTCAGTGGTCGATCCTTGAGGAAGATCCCGTTCTTGGCCCACGCCTTGTTCTTGGACGAGTCGTTCATCGGTTTGGGTCAGTTCCTCGACGCAATGTCCCACGCGATCGACCGGGAGAAGCGAGAACGCGAATACTTCCTCACCGCTAAATAA
- the LOC138139485 gene encoding general transcription factor 3C polypeptide 3, with protein MDQSNIDDLVLEFGDEQASTSTQAPNSESESNSEDSDQEDLLPGEDTSAAKKSDKPRRAPRRALSKLNPNLKGLMGEANVRYARGEIETAQKMCFEVMRQVPDAYEPYLTLAQIFENIDPTKYEGYLSIASCLYPHDSGIWCRLAELNIQNGKYKEAVSCYSKAIRASPKNMSLHAKRLELVEQIGDVRFALACKTHIANKLPRAQYQTIIELCKEVAKRFHEEKNYAKALEVLKIPFKRIRKRVTQDLVNMMLELLLLTNRFTECVDIFIQHCNFTLAIAVGEDNQITIDSYVMPPKIQIDLKVKFIVCLIRLKSFHLVPSLIDSMIQEENVEEIGDLYLDVAEDLMAANLPHEALKLLVPLVKSNIYNLAAVWLKYAECLYNCDMLEQAVEAYFTVMTMAPQHVEVLYPLAMTLLKLNKKSEALEVLSQDLSTNKLDVAVLIERMKLLKQIDDLDEYWKCAELLLSRHCVVVKYPEEARTVMIMSYTVNEKVKKIRDMRRFRGDLMPVESSFESIREPSVQTEYEVFKAVLRFALEKRQYSQLQKFAFMGLTSKKFTEQIKEILVFVLLSTIYNNDTFHGYNLIRTVVLSDTTNNLAWNLFNIVLKNADDIRHNRFISRLQERVPNIHCLQAIEANYSLTTNNTNLAMKFYMKEFRKHKLPYFAFILGVILLQGYSRKNIVEDKKKLAEIASYLFLFYAKNRSRDAQQEIYYNIGRMYHQLGVMYLAQNYYLKVLELKETEPSNILGLKYEAAYNLHLIYKNSGNMIAARNVVIKHMVI; from the exons ATGGATCAATCAAATATCGACGACTTGGTTCTCGAATTCGGAGATGAACAAGCCAGCACCAGCACTCAAGCCCCGAACTCAGAATCGGAGTCAAACTCTGAAGACTCTGACCAAGAGGACTTACTACCAG GCGAGGACACCTCCGCCGCAAAAAAATCGGACAAACCCCGCCGTGCCCCTCGTCGTGCCCTCTCCAAGCTGAACCCCAACCTGAAGGGCTTGATGGGCGAAGCCAATGTGCGCTACGCCCGCGGCGAAATCGAAACAGCCCAAAAGATGTGTTTCGAAGTGATGCGCCAAGTCCCCGACGCCTACGAACCCTACCTGACGCTAGCCCAAATTTTCGAAAACATCGACCCCACCAAATACGAAGGCTATTTGTCGATCGCCAGCTGTCTCTACCCTCACGATTCGGGAATCTGGTGCAGACTGGCCGAGTTGAACATACAGAACGGCAAATACAAAGAGGCAGTTTCGTGCTACTCGAAAGCCATCAGAGCCAGTCCGAAAAACATGAGCTTGCACGCGAAACGCTTGGAGCTGGTGGAGCAGATCGGAGACGTGAGATTCGCGTTGGCTTGCAAGACGCACATAGCGAACAAGTTGCCGAGGGCTCAGTACCAGACCATCATAGAGTTGTGCAAGGAGGTGGCCAAGCGATTCCACGAAGAGAAGAACTACGCCAAAGCGCTGGAGGTGTTGAAGATTCCGTTCAAGAGGATACGGAAGCGGGTGACCCAAGACTTGGTGAACATGATGCTGGAGTTGCTGCTGCTGACGAATCGGTTCACCGAGTGCGTGGACATCTTCATACAGCATTGCAATTTCACTTTGGCGATCGCCGTGGGGGAGGACAACCAAATCACCATCGATTCGTACGTGATGCCCCCCAAGATCCAGATCGACTTGAAGGTCAAATTCATCGTGTGCTTGATCAGACTGAAATCGTTCCATCTGGTACCCTCTCTGATCGATTCGATGATCCAAGAAGAGAACGTCGAAGAAATCGGCGACCTCTACTTGGACGTGGCCGAAGACCTGATGGCGGCAAATCTCCCCCACGAAGCTCTCAAACTCCTGGTCCCTCTGGTCAAGAGCAACATCTACAACTTGGCGGCGGTCTGGCTAAAATACGCCGAGTGCCTGTACAACTGCGACATGTTGGAACAGGCCGTCGAAGCCTACTTCACCGTGATGACGATGGCGCCGCAACACGTCGAGGTGTTGTACCCTCTGGCGATGACGCTGTTGAAACTCAACAAGAAGTCTGAAGCTTTGGAGGTGCTCTCGCAAGACCTGTCGACGAACAAGCTCGATGTCGCCGTTTTGATCGAGCGAATGAAGTTGTTGAAGCAGATCGACGACCTGGACGAGTACTGGAAATGCGCAGAGCTGTTGCTCTCGAGGCACTGCGTGGTCGTTAAGTATCCCGAAGAGGCGAGAACTGTCATGATCATGTCCTACACGGTTAACGAGAAGGTGAAGAAGATAAGAGACATGAGGCGGTTCAGGGGAGACTTGATGCCAGTGGAGTCGAGTTTCGAGAGCATAAGGGAACCGAGCGTCCAGACTGAGTACGAGGTGTTCAAAGCGGTACTGAGGTTTGCGCTCGAGAAGAGGCAGTACTCACAACTGCAGAAGTTTGCCTTTATGGGGTTGACGTCCAAGAAGTTCACGGAGCAAATCA AAGAAATCTTGGTCTTCGTCTTGTTGTCAACCATCTACAACAACGACACCTTCCACGGCTACAACCTGATCAGAACGGTGGTCCTGAGCGACACGACGAACAACTTAGCTTGGAACTTATTCAACATCGTCCTGAAAAACGCCGACGACATCCGCCACAACCGCTTCATATCGAGACTTCAAGAAAGAGTCCCCAACATCCATTGCTTGCAAGCGATAGAAGCCAACTACAGTTTGACGACAAACAACACAAACCTAGCCATGAAGTTTTACATGAAGGAGTTCCGCAAACACAAACTCCCCTACTTCGCTTTCATCCTCGGCGTGATCCTCCTTCAAGGTTACAGCAGGAAGAACATCGTGGAAGACAAAAAGAAACTGGCGGAGATCGCGTCGTACTTGTTCCTATTTTACGCGAAGAATCGCAGTCGAGACGCCCAACAAGAAATCTACTACAACATCGGACGGATGTACCACCAATTAGGGGTCATGTATCTGGCCCAGAATTACTACTTGAAAGTGCTGGAGTTGAAAGAGACGGAACCTTCCAACATCCTGGGGTTAAAATACGAGGCTGCGTACAACTTACAtcttatttataaaaacagtgGCAACATGATAGCCGCCAGAAACGTCGTGATCAAACATATGGTTATTTAG
- the LOC138138726 gene encoding uncharacterized protein isoform X2 produces the protein MAFMTKFCFSCSLRLGSVVIGVLTLIQASVLLGLSLMEADSPQTLTETLTRWMDAANLQGNVYKEIANNPKAVVVASSTFFVCLISSCVLLLFGCFQCKTVLMYPFLLFYLLYILALMGALLLAILFVKANGNGLGDLILYSNLGGFALRKRNCSCS, from the exons ATGGCTTTCATGACAAAGTTCTGCTTTTCGTGCTCTCTGCGGCTCGGCTCCGTCGTAATAGGGGTGCTCACTTTG attcAAGCGAGTGTGCTCCTGGGGCTCAGTCTGATGGAGGCGGACTCGCCGCAGACCCTCACGGAGACGCTGACCCGGTGGATGGACGCCGCCAACTTGCAGGGAAACGTCTACAAAGAGATCGCGAACAACCCCAAAGCGGTGGTCGTCGCGTCGTCGACGTTCTTCGTGTGCTTGATAAGCTCGTGCGTGCTCTTGCTCTTCGGCTGCTTCCAG TGCAAGACCGTGCTCATGTACCCCTTCCTGCTCTTTTACTTGTTGTACATCTTGGCGCTGATGGGCGCCTTGCTGCTGGCAATCCTGTTCGTCAAGGCGAACGGGAACGGCCTCGGGGACCTGATCCTGTACTCTAACCTCGGAGGATTTGCCCTGCGTAAGAGAAATTGTTCTTGTTcctga
- the LOC138138726 gene encoding uncharacterized protein isoform X1 has protein sequence MAFMTKFCFSCSLRLGSVVIGVLTLIQASVLLGLSLMEADSPQTLTETLTRWMDAANLQGNVYKEIANNPKAVVVASSTFFVCLISSCVLLLFGCFQVPYKSCRVGPVYGFLQCKTVLMYPFLLFYLLYILALMGALLLAILFVKANGNGLGDLILYSNLGGFALRKRNCSCS, from the exons ATGGCTTTCATGACAAAGTTCTGCTTTTCGTGCTCTCTGCGGCTCGGCTCCGTCGTAATAGGGGTGCTCACTTTG attcAAGCGAGTGTGCTCCTGGGGCTCAGTCTGATGGAGGCGGACTCGCCGCAGACCCTCACGGAGACGCTGACCCGGTGGATGGACGCCGCCAACTTGCAGGGAAACGTCTACAAAGAGATCGCGAACAACCCCAAAGCGGTGGTCGTCGCGTCGTCGACGTTCTTCGTGTGCTTGATAAGCTCGTGCGTGCTCTTGCTCTTCGGCTGCTTCCAGGTACCGTACAAATCGTGTCGGGTGGGTCCTGTCTACGGATTTTTGCAGTGCAAGACCGTGCTCATGTACCCCTTCCTGCTCTTTTACTTGTTGTACATCTTGGCGCTGATGGGCGCCTTGCTGCTGGCAATCCTGTTCGTCAAGGCGAACGGGAACGGCCTCGGGGACCTGATCCTGTACTCTAACCTCGGAGGATTTGCCCTGCGTAAGAGAAATTGTTCTTGTTcctga